The genomic window GCTCAGGATGGCGGTCCTGGCCCCCAGGCCCCGGCTGACGTATGTCACCAGCCCGGCCGGCTCGTCGTCGGGATGGGCCATGACAAAGAGCACCCGCGAGACCAGGGGCAGCCGCTTCAGGGACTGGGACAGCCCCACCGCCCCGCGGTCCAGGTACAGCTCCTGACTCTGGCCGTAACCACGAGGCAGGAGGAACAGCAGGGAAAGGAGCCCGGGAAGTAACCGGCGCCATCGAAAGCGAGATCGGATGGGATGGGGGAAATTGTGCGCCATGATCGCGTCCCCAGAGGAGAATTGCGGGTTAATGACCGGCCGGCCGGTGACGTTCGTCCAGGGTGCGCCCGAACAGGAGAAAGACCGTCGCGATCATCAGGATAAGAAGCACACCGTAGGCGGCGGCGCTGCCGAAGTTGAACTGCCTCAGTTGGGACAGGATTTCAACCGAGATCGGCCGGCTGTCCACGGTGTAGATGACGATCGAGGAGACGAACTCGCCCAGGGCGGTCACGAAGGCCAGCATCGATCCTGCCGCTGCCGCCGGTAGCAGCAGGGGCAGCAGGATTCGGCGCAAGCTGTAAAACCAGGATGCACCCAGAGAGCGGGCCGCCCAGTGAAGGTTGGGGTCGAGCTGCTCGAAGCCGGCCTGCACGGCGCGGACCACCAGGGGGATATTACGAATGAAATAGGCCAGAGGCAAGATCCAAAAGGTGCCCACCAGCAGGACCCGGGCCTGAAGCGGATCCGAGATGCTGAAGGTGGTTGCCAGGTTGAGGGCCACCACCGTGCCCGGCAGGGCCCAGGGCAGCAGAGTCAGAGCACTCAGCAGGCGCCGCCCCCGGAGCTTCCTTTGAATCAGCAGCCAACCTGCGGCCAGCGCGAAAACCAGGTTGGCGGCCGTGGCCAGCGTGGCCATCTTGAGGCTGTTGAGAATCGGTTCCAGAAAACGGTCGTCGGCCAGCAGTCGCCCGTAGTTGGCGGCCGTGTATCGGGGAGGCAGGATTTGGGTGGTCCAGGTTCCGTCCTGGCTGAAGCTGATCAACACCAGGGTGAGATGGGGCAGCAGCAGGAAGAGCACCGCGGAAATGCCCAGCACCGCCATGGCCAGCCGCAGGCCCTTTCCCCTGAAGGGTCGCAGGCTGGGGCTGGCGCCCTTGCCCACCGCGCGATACTTGCCGGTGGCTTCGTATCGCTGCAACAGGATCAGGAACAGCAGGGAGACCATTGTCAGCACCACCGTCTCCACCAGGGCCATCTCCAGGTCGCCGTTCAGCTTGGAATTGTAGATTTGAAGCGAAAGGACCCGTACCCCTCCGCCGAAGATGTAGGGAGCGCTGAAGCTGGCCATGGAGGTCATGAAGGTGAGCAGAGCGGCACCCACCAAGGCGGGAGTGAGCACCGGCAGCGTCACCCGCAGGAAGGTCCGCGTGCGGGAGGCTCCCAGCGAAAGGGAAGCCTCCCGCAGCGATTCGTCCAGACGCTTGAGCGCGGCCGAGACGAACAGGTAGAAGTAGACGTACATGGTGTAGGCGTGCACCCACAGGATGGCCGGAATGCCTCGCAGGGAAAAGGGAGGCTCGGACAGCCCCAGCAGCATCTGGAGGCTGCGGGTCAGGATGCCGCTCTCGCCATAGAGAAAAAGGAAGGCGATCACCCCGACCAGGGGCGGCAACAGCACCGGCAACGAGGCCAGGGCGGCAAAGATACGCCGTCCGGGAAAGTCGAAGCGGTGGAAGACGAATGCCAGCGGGACGCCGATGAGGGCCGAGAGCAGTACGCTTCCCAGCGAGATGGACAGGCTGTTGCCCAGGGCCTCCATCTGGGAGGGGCTGCTGAAGAAATCCGCGTAGTGTGCCAGCGTGAAGCGGTTGTCGCTGACCAGGCTTCTCCACAGGACAAACAGGTTGGGATAGAGCACCAGCCACAGCAGCAGCCCGAAAACGGGCAGGGTCAATACCAGCGCGGATCTTGGGTTTACGGAAATGCGCACGTGTTTTGCAAGATAGTGAAGCCAGATGAAGTTTGAAGTAGGAAGTTTGAAGGGTGAAGACTAGCTGATCGACACGCCAAGCATCTTGTCAGTCTCGGCGCGGATTCCGCCCCCGCCCTGCCGGGCGAATCATTGGCGGAAGAAACTGCCGATGGTTGATGAAGACGAACCACGAATAAACGCGAAGGCTCATGGACCTCATTTGGCGCTCTTGCTCCTCACCCCCACCCCCCACACTCCAAACTTCAAACATCCTCCTTCAAACTTCAAACTTCAAACTTCCTACTTCAAACTTCAAACTTCCTACTTCAAACTTCCTACTTCAAACTTCAAACTTCAAACTTCACCCCCCGGCAGCAAGTACAACGCCCGGGAAGAACAGAAGAGCTCGATCTCGTCGCCGACCCGGTATCCCGCGGTCGCCGGCGAGTTGGTCCGGCTGGCCAGCACTCGCAGCCCCCTTCCCTCCAGGAGATATTCCGTGCTGGCTCCGGCGAAGCGCCGGGAGCGGACCCGAGCCGGTCCCAGGGCCAGGGAGTCGTCGGTTGGATCGAAAGTCACGTTTTCCGGACGCAGCAGCATGCGCAGGCGGGCGCCCCGGCGCAGCTTCCCGTCTCTCGCGGAGCGGGGAAGCCGCAGCACGGCTCCCGAGGGCAGGGAATAGATCTCGCGGTTCTCGCTGTATTCCCTGAAGGTCACATCCCATAAATTGGATTTGCCGACAAAGCGCGCCACCCTTTCGTTGGCCGGTCGAAAGTAGAGTTGGTCGGAGGTGCCCACCTGCTGCAGCGCCCCGTCCCACAGCAGCGCAATGCGGTCGGAGAGAGCGAAGGCCTCTTCCTGGTCGTGGGTGACGAAGATGGCCGTTATGCCGAGGGTGCGGATGAGTCGGTCGAGCTGGGCGCGTGTCTGCTCCCGCAGGCTGGCGTCCAGGTTGCTCAGCGGTTCGTCCAGTAGCAGGATTTGCGGCTCGATGGCGACGGCGCGGGCCACGGCCACCCGCTGCTGCTCGCCGCCGCTGAGCTCGAAGACCGGACGCTTTCGATGCGGGGAAAGTTCCACCAGCTCGAGTGCCCGCTCCACCTTGCTTCTTGCTGCCTTGCCTGCAATTCCCCGCGCCCTGAGTCCGAAGGCGACGTTCTCGAAGACGTTGAGGTGCGGGAACAGGGCGTAGGATTGAAATACCATCCCCATGTTGCGCTTCTCGGGCGGAATGGGGGCGATATCCCGGCCGTTGACCAGGATCTTGCCCGCGGTGGGCTTCAGGAATCCGGCAATGAGGCGAATGGTGGTGGTCTTGCCGCAACCGCTGGGGCCCAGCAAGGTCAGGATCTCCCCGGGAGCGACCTGCAGGCTGAGCCGGTCGAGCGCGGTGAGTCCCTCGAAGCGCTGGGTCAGATCCTGCAGTTCCAGGTGTGCCATCGGTTGGACTCGCTACGTCGGGCCGATCCCCGCTTCATCAACCGCTGCCCGGGGACCTGCCCGCCGCCGGTCCGGCGGCCGCCTTTCCGGCGTTCCCCTTGTGGCGAATGTGTTCGTCCCAATAGCGCATCCACTCCCGCGAATGCTTCCGCAGGAGATCCCTGTCTAGGGGCATGACCGGGATCGGGGTCTCACCGATCCAGGAGGGCAGCTCGGATGCGGGGATATCGTTTCGCGCGGGGATACGGAAGAACTCCCGGGCCGCCCGGACCAGGCTTGGCGTGGAGGTGACGAACTCGTAATACTCGCGGGCGGCCGGTAGCGGCTCGGACTTGGCCACCAGGGCAATGCCGTCCATGACCACGGGTACGCCGCTGGCGGGCAGCACGTAGGCCAGCGGGTAGTCGTATCGGGCTCGCTGCAGCTCGATGTCGGGCATGTTCCACAGGGTGACCCAGCCCTCGCGGCGGGCAAGCTTCTGGCTCAGGATGGTCAGGTTGGGAACATAGTCCTTGGTGTTGGCGTCCAGCCCCCTCAACCAGCGGTAGCCGCCCTCCGGAGACCCGGTCTTTTCCATCTCCCTCAGGATCATGGCGCAGAAGATGGTTCGCATGGTTCCGGAGGCCAGCGGATCCCTGAGGATGATCTTCCGCCTCCACTTGGGGTCGAGCAGGTCATCCCACTCCTCGGGAGCCTCGTCCGGCTTCAGCAAGGCGTTGTTGTAGGCGATGACTTCAGGGGTCCTGTAGGTCCCATACCAGAAATCCCCCGAACCCCGGGCCTCGGGGGGGACGGTCTCGGCCCAGCTGGGCCGATAGGGCAGCAGCAGTCCTTCCTCTCCAGCCTGCTCGAAGAGGTCGGATGGCGCCCCCCACCAGATATCGGCCTGCGGATTGTTTTTCTCCGAGCGCAGCCGGTCCAGGACGTCCTGGCTTCCCATGTCGAGCCACTTGACGTCGACTCGAGGGTAACGGGCCTCGAATCGGATTTCGTGGTCGGACAGCAGTTCCTTGCCGTGGGGGGAATAGACGATCAGGGAGACCTTGCCGTTCTCTGGCGGGGAACAGGCCGCCAGCAGCAGGCTGCCGGTGATCGCAATGACCAGGAGAGGGCGCGCCATGTTTCCTATCGGGCCGGCCGGTGGTTGGTTCAACCCTGGTCGCAGGTCCTGAAGGCCTGGAGGAGGGCTTCAATGGGATCGCCGACAGGGAGGAATTCGTGACCCACGTATCCGTCGTAGGAGGTTGCCGCAATGGCTCGGCAAATCCCGACGTAGTTGAGTTCCTGGGTGTCGTCGATTTCGTTGCGCCCCGGATTGCCGGCGGTGTGGATGTGGCCGACGTAACCGATCATCTCGCGCAGAGTTCGGATCACGTCGCCCTGCATGATCTGCATGTGGTAGATGTCGAACAGCAATTTCACCCGGGGGCTGGAGACCATTTCACAGACGGCGATACCCCAGTCCGGGCGGTCGCACTGGTAACCGGGGTGGTCGATCTTGGAGTTCAACAGCTCCAGGTTCAGGTTGACCCCTTTTTCTTCGGCGTAGGGCGCCACTCGTTTCAATCCCCGGGCACAGGCGAGGATACCTTCGAAGTCGCTGCGCTCCGGATGGCGGTTGCCGGAAAAGCAGATCAGCCCGGGAATCCGATGCCTGGCTGCCAGCCGGATGGAGTCCCTAAGCTCCTGCTCGATCTGGTCGTGGTTGTCGGGGTGGTTGAGACCGTCCTCCAGGCTCCGGTGACCCGACATCGAGGCCACCTCCAGGTTGTGGCGGCGGGCGGTATCCACCGTTTCCTCGAAATCCTCGTCCCGGTACCACAACTCCACCGCCGGGTAGCCGATCCCGGCCGCGGCTTCGCACAGGGTATCCAGGGAGAGGCTCGGCGGCTTGACCATCGGGAAGCAGACCGATTGCTTGATCCGCATGGAAGGCCTCCGCCTGTTCCGAGCCACCGGGCTTCCACTCTGCGGCGCCGGAAGCCGTTAGTGTTCTGTAACAGGACACTATACCTACTGGGACTCCGGTTCTTCGACGCTGATCTTGAGTGATTTCAGGAACTTGATGTCCTGGGAGGTGATATTGAGTCTGGCTTCGACCTCGTCGCTTTCGGTGAGGACCGGTTCCTCGGCGGATTCCTCGCTCCTCTTGTTGAAGCCTATGGTGGCCTCCAGCACCAGGAAGACATCGTAGCCGGAGTTCCGGATGGTGGCGATGGCGCCGCTGATCGATTCCGAGCTCGACAGGGTATCGTTGATGGCTTCTCCCAACTCCTTCATCATCCGCTTCAACTGCTCGTCCATTGGCTCCACCCGTCCCCACCCGGCCTGCCGTTTGCCTGCATGCCGGGCGCTGATGAAATTGTTACCTGGGCCGCCTTCCCGGAATCCCTGTCCGTGCGCGATGTTACTTCCAACCCGCAGGGGTGTCAAGGAAGGCGGCGGGGCGCCGTAGGCCGACACCTGAGGAGCTCGGAAGATCC from Acidobacteriota bacterium includes these protein-coding regions:
- a CDS encoding iron ABC transporter permease is translated as MRISVNPRSALVLTLPVFGLLLWLVLYPNLFVLWRSLVSDNRFTLAHYADFFSSPSQMEALGNSLSISLGSVLLSALIGVPLAFVFHRFDFPGRRIFAALASLPVLLPPLVGVIAFLFLYGESGILTRSLQMLLGLSEPPFSLRGIPAILWVHAYTMYVYFYLFVSAALKRLDESLREASLSLGASRTRTFLRVTLPVLTPALVGAALLTFMTSMASFSAPYIFGGGVRVLSLQIYNSKLNGDLEMALVETVVLTMVSLLFLILLQRYEATGKYRAVGKGASPSLRPFRGKGLRLAMAVLGISAVLFLLLPHLTLVLISFSQDGTWTTQILPPRYTAANYGRLLADDRFLEPILNSLKMATLATAANLVFALAAGWLLIQRKLRGRRLLSALTLLPWALPGTVVALNLATTFSISDPLQARVLLVGTFWILPLAYFIRNIPLVVRAVQAGFEQLDPNLHWAARSLGASWFYSLRRILLPLLLPAAAAGSMLAFVTALGEFVSSIVIYTVDSRPISVEILSQLRQFNFGSAAAYGVLLILMIATVFLLFGRTLDERHRPAGH
- a CDS encoding extracellular solute-binding protein — encoded protein: MARPLLVIAITGSLLLAACSPPENGKVSLIVYSPHGKELLSDHEIRFEARYPRVDVKWLDMGSQDVLDRLRSEKNNPQADIWWGAPSDLFEQAGEEGLLLPYRPSWAETVPPEARGSGDFWYGTYRTPEVIAYNNALLKPDEAPEEWDDLLDPKWRRKIILRDPLASGTMRTIFCAMILREMEKTGSPEGGYRWLRGLDANTKDYVPNLTILSQKLARREGWVTLWNMPDIELQRARYDYPLAYVLPASGVPVVMDGIALVAKSEPLPAAREYYEFVTSTPSLVRAAREFFRIPARNDIPASELPSWIGETPIPVMPLDRDLLRKHSREWMRYWDEHIRHKGNAGKAAAGPAAGRSPGSG
- a CDS encoding TIM barrel protein, translated to MRIKQSVCFPMVKPPSLSLDTLCEAAAGIGYPAVELWYRDEDFEETVDTARRHNLEVASMSGHRSLEDGLNHPDNHDQIEQELRDSIRLAARHRIPGLICFSGNRHPERSDFEGILACARGLKRVAPYAEEKGVNLNLELLNSKIDHPGYQCDRPDWGIAVCEMVSSPRVKLLFDIYHMQIMQGDVIRTLREMIGYVGHIHTAGNPGRNEIDDTQELNYVGICRAIAATSYDGYVGHEFLPVGDPIEALLQAFRTCDQG
- a CDS encoding ABC transporter ATP-binding protein — its product is MAHLELQDLTQRFEGLTALDRLSLQVAPGEILTLLGPSGCGKTTTIRLIAGFLKPTAGKILVNGRDIAPIPPEKRNMGMVFQSYALFPHLNVFENVAFGLRARGIAGKAARSKVERALELVELSPHRKRPVFELSGGEQQRVAVARAVAIEPQILLLDEPLSNLDASLREQTRAQLDRLIRTLGITAIFVTHDQEEAFALSDRIALLWDGALQQVGTSDQLYFRPANERVARFVGKSNLWDVTFREYSENREIYSLPSGAVLRLPRSARDGKLRRGARLRMLLRPENVTFDPTDDSLALGPARVRSRRFAGASTEYLLEGRGLRVLASRTNSPATAGYRVGDEIELFCSSRALYLLPGGEV